The following are encoded in a window of Fretibacter rubidus genomic DNA:
- a CDS encoding amino acid permease, whose protein sequence is MTNSKVGVDATASSGSEHGLDNNANAAENKTEGKLKKNLTLFDVYAMSTGAMFSSGLFLLPGIAASYTGNSVWLAYLLAGFLILPAMYCMAELSTAMPKAGGTYYFLDRSMGPLMGTIGGLGSWIAVVFKSAFALVGMGAYLGLYLDMPFVVTAIILTIAFGLINIFGAKETTMLQRILVTTLVVILIAFVILGFRETGFVNVFKTDAEYGSFFKSGLVGFVSTIGLVFVSYAGLTKVASVAEEVQNPDRNIPLGMTLSLITATVIYTLGTLILIKLLEPQALYESLTPIADAGRQFLGWVPFDFGVILIVVAAIAAFASTGNAGIMSASRYPYAMAKDKLVPASLSKIGRFGTPTTAIIFTVLAMIAVLLLFDVASVAKLASAFQLLLFGLVCIAVIVMRESRISTYKPGFKAPFYPWLQIIGLLVSFWLIIEMGILAIAFTGMVTIACVLWYQFYASHRVERRGAIFHVHERLGQQRYEGLERELMTIIHDRTQAENLSYEALVARSVVMDFRYGQFDKDQLIAIMCEKSQEKFGIDPEVIKGAFLDPRSFFHPLSPSVNIAYSASELVDEPELFVFRFGPRTRVDIDEMSHSHTLMFLLAPIKPAGLDLRLVGHLAEVIQSDMFDQRWLAAKTERELNEILMRDDHFLHGPIVGMPLLAEQVGKTIAEIDMPNSCLIAMIERDNQIIIATPDAKLELGDEVAIIGEPDDLALFSKPKI, encoded by the coding sequence ATGACGAATAGTAAAGTTGGTGTCGATGCAACGGCGTCGTCAGGCAGTGAGCATGGCCTAGATAATAATGCCAACGCAGCGGAAAATAAGACCGAAGGAAAGTTAAAGAAGAACCTTACACTTTTCGATGTCTACGCTATGTCCACTGGCGCGATGTTCAGTTCTGGACTGTTTCTTCTTCCTGGCATCGCAGCATCTTATACGGGGAATTCAGTTTGGTTGGCATATCTGTTGGCCGGTTTTCTGATTTTACCCGCTATGTATTGCATGGCCGAGCTGTCAACCGCTATGCCGAAAGCTGGCGGCACCTATTATTTCCTCGACCGCTCGATGGGCCCTTTAATGGGGACGATTGGTGGTCTTGGGTCATGGATTGCTGTTGTATTTAAAAGCGCCTTTGCCCTTGTGGGTATGGGGGCTTATCTTGGCCTATATCTGGACATGCCTTTCGTTGTGACGGCGATTATTTTGACGATAGCTTTTGGGCTTATCAATATATTTGGAGCCAAAGAAACGACGATGTTGCAACGCATATTGGTGACCACATTAGTGGTAATCTTGATTGCGTTCGTCATTTTGGGTTTTCGTGAAACAGGTTTTGTAAATGTATTTAAGACGGACGCGGAATACGGCTCTTTTTTCAAATCGGGACTTGTTGGTTTTGTTTCGACTATTGGTCTTGTCTTTGTTTCTTATGCGGGCCTTACCAAAGTGGCATCTGTCGCGGAAGAGGTCCAAAATCCGGATCGAAATATCCCATTGGGGATGACCTTATCCCTCATTACAGCAACCGTAATTTATACTTTAGGGACGCTAATTCTTATTAAATTATTAGAGCCCCAAGCCTTGTATGAGAGCTTAACGCCAATTGCTGATGCAGGACGACAGTTCTTGGGATGGGTGCCGTTTGATTTCGGTGTTATCTTAATTGTCGTGGCTGCTATTGCGGCTTTTGCGTCGACTGGCAATGCGGGGATCATGTCGGCGTCTCGTTACCCTTATGCAATGGCAAAGGACAAACTTGTCCCCGCCAGCTTATCAAAAATTGGTCGCTTCGGTACCCCGACGACAGCGATTATCTTTACGGTTCTCGCGATGATCGCTGTGCTGTTGCTATTTGATGTCGCGTCAGTTGCAAAGCTTGCGTCTGCTTTTCAGCTATTATTATTTGGGCTGGTCTGTATTGCCGTGATTGTTATGCGTGAGTCGCGCATTTCGACTTATAAACCAGGCTTCAAAGCTCCATTCTACCCATGGTTGCAGATTATTGGGTTGCTGGTTTCATTTTGGCTTATCATCGAAATGGGTATTTTAGCCATCGCCTTTACCGGTATGGTCACAATCGCCTGTGTACTGTGGTATCAGTTCTATGCGTCTCATCGCGTCGAGCGTCGCGGCGCAATTTTCCATGTCCATGAACGCTTGGGTCAACAACGTTATGAGGGACTTGAGCGCGAATTGATGACTATCATCCATGACCGCACACAGGCAGAGAACCTGTCTTATGAAGCTTTGGTTGCGCGCTCAGTCGTCATGGATTTTCGCTATGGTCAATTTGACAAAGACCAACTGATTGCCATCATGTGCGAAAAAAGCCAAGAAAAGTTTGGAATTGATCCTGAGGTCATCAAAGGCGCATTCTTAGACCCACGAAGCTTTTTTCACCCGTTGAGCCCGAGCGTTAACATTGCCTATAGCGCGAGTGAACTCGTTGACGAGCCGGAATTATTTGTCTTCCGCTTCGGCCCGCGCACGCGCGTTGATATTGACGAAATGTCTCATTCACACACGCTTATGTTCTTGCTGGCACCGATTAAACCCGCAGGTCTTGATTTGCGCCTTGTTGGTCACTTAGCCGAAGTTATTCAAAGTGATATGTTTGACCAGCGTTGGTTGGCGGCTAAAACAGAACGCGAGCTCAATGAAATATTGATGCGTGATGATCACTTCCTGCACGGCCCCATCGTCGGTATGCCGTTACTGGCCGAACAAGTTGGCAAAACGATTGCAGAGATTGACATGCCCAATAGTTGTTTGATTGCGATGATTGAACGGGATAACCAGATTATTATTGCAACACCCGATGCCAAGTTGGAATTAGGGGATGAAGTTGCTATTATTGGTGAACCAGACGATCTCGCACTGTTTAGTAAACCAAAGATATAA
- a CDS encoding alpha/beta fold hydrolase — protein MRKGYFGDDGAQIHYRQWPGLRDIGDWPIIMLPPAPHTGLFFETAAAHMHECHTVYSIDYPGYGGSDTLIHPPTIEAYAEAFLPFITSLKGVRLVGFHTGNLVAIELAARHPTFIQNMILVDVPYFDTETRDKYAASLRPDGVPQDIKSAFDKSVKGDSETERARSYALWVESQRSFANRNDAFKAAFKYDAKCRIKDVKCSTVICGTDSALYDLSKAAAGDIQGSEFEDWRNYKSPAFEMDNGRIGIDIIDNIS, from the coding sequence ATGCGTAAAGGCTATTTTGGTGATGACGGAGCCCAAATCCATTACCGCCAGTGGCCAGGCCTTCGCGACATAGGTGATTGGCCGATCATCATGTTGCCACCTGCCCCGCATACAGGATTATTTTTTGAAACGGCCGCCGCACATATGCATGAATGTCATACAGTTTATTCCATAGATTATCCCGGATATGGCGGCTCTGACACCCTTATCCATCCTCCCACGATTGAGGCTTATGCGGAAGCTTTTCTTCCATTTATAACATCGCTAAAAGGGGTGCGCTTAGTTGGTTTTCATACAGGAAATCTGGTCGCCATCGAGCTTGCTGCGCGCCACCCTACTTTCATCCAAAATATGATCTTGGTCGACGTACCGTATTTTGACACAGAGACACGGGATAAATATGCCGCGTCGCTTCGCCCTGACGGTGTGCCACAGGATATAAAATCCGCTTTTGATAAATCAGTAAAAGGTGATAGCGAAACAGAGCGCGCCCGAAGCTATGCCCTTTGGGTCGAGAGCCAACGCTCTTTTGCAAATCGCAATGACGCTTTCAAAGCCGCCTTTAAATATGATGCCAAATGCCGAATTAAAGACGTCAAATGCTCAACAGTAATATGCGGAACAGACAGCGCCCTTTACGACTTATCCAAAGCAGCCGCAGGAGATATCCAAGGCTCTGAATTTGAAGATTGGCGAAACTATAAATCCCCAGCTTTTGAAATGGATAACGGGCGTATCGGCATTGATATTATCGATAATATCTCATGA
- a CDS encoding sodium-dependent bicarbonate transport family permease encodes MGLELALSTLLSPIVLFFVLGLFAALMRSQMSVPQDFAKGLAIYLMMAIGLKGGVAMSKTPVTSEMIGVFIFATALSFALPFFAYLCLRKFSKLSRVDAAATAGHYGSISIVTFVAATQAVIFSGYTSAGYLVAVAAIMETPAIISALYLAQRGFKKEGKVVGSERGEVAREVLLNASVVVLVGALLIGLIVGEDGMKTVEPFFVTPFQGVLCLFLLDMGLSAGRGLRQGWRELDFGSLSFGIYMPVLAAVFTGIVCGYGMGLNVGDLTIMMVLGASASYIAVPAAMRLALPKAQPSIYLTLSLGVTFPFNLTVGIPLYIFIAQMIAG; translated from the coding sequence ATGGGATTGGAACTCGCATTATCGACGTTGCTGTCGCCGATAGTTTTATTCTTTGTCTTGGGGCTATTTGCGGCTTTAATGCGCTCGCAAATGTCAGTTCCACAAGATTTCGCCAAAGGTCTGGCGATTTACTTGATGATGGCCATTGGCCTAAAGGGCGGCGTGGCAATGTCAAAAACGCCTGTGACATCAGAGATGATTGGCGTTTTCATATTTGCGACGGCGTTATCTTTTGCTTTGCCATTTTTTGCCTATCTCTGTTTACGGAAATTCTCAAAGCTTAGCCGCGTTGATGCGGCGGCAACCGCAGGGCATTACGGCTCAATTTCCATTGTTACCTTTGTCGCCGCGACCCAGGCCGTTATTTTTAGTGGTTATACGAGCGCGGGGTATCTTGTGGCGGTTGCTGCAATTATGGAAACACCCGCGATTATTTCCGCTCTTTACCTAGCCCAGCGCGGCTTTAAAAAAGAGGGTAAGGTTGTTGGCTCAGAGAGAGGCGAGGTCGCGCGCGAAGTTCTGCTTAATGCTTCTGTTGTTGTTCTTGTCGGGGCGCTTCTTATTGGTCTGATTGTTGGTGAAGACGGCATGAAGACTGTAGAGCCGTTTTTTGTGACACCGTTCCAAGGTGTGTTATGCTTGTTTTTATTGGATATGGGATTATCCGCTGGACGTGGGTTGCGTCAGGGGTGGCGGGAGCTTGACTTCGGTAGCCTTTCATTTGGTATTTACATGCCCGTTCTGGCGGCAGTTTTTACGGGTATCGTATGCGGCTACGGCATGGGACTGAACGTTGGGGATTTGACCATTATGATGGTGCTAGGGGCTTCTGCATCATATATCGCCGTGCCTGCCGCCATGCGCTTAGCCCTTCCAAAAGCTCAACCGTCGATATATTTAACACTATCGCTGGGCGTGACATTTCCGTTTAACCTAACGGTGGGTATCCCGCTTTATATCTTCATCGCACAAATGATTGCGGGGTAA
- a CDS encoding Crp/Fnr family transcriptional regulator has product MSERRGHLAEMAKNFDNPEIKFLFSEGRERHFKMGEHLITEGQATDYFYDLLSGTVALARNGRDGRRQILSFMGARQFLGAASTPGYPNLATALTDVKAICYPRAALERALATTPGLASEFRVVLTRILESSHDHIYTIGQRSAVERVASFLLYLRSNQARFAVEGPREKSELIDLPMTRLDIADFLGLTIETVSRAFSSLKKMEAIGFTDSHSCTILNIQRIRDLGGREDFTAHRGSN; this is encoded by the coding sequence ATGAGCGAACGACGTGGACATCTGGCCGAAATGGCCAAAAATTTTGATAATCCTGAGATTAAATTTTTATTCTCCGAGGGACGAGAGCGCCATTTTAAAATGGGCGAGCACTTAATAACTGAAGGCCAAGCAACTGATTATTTCTATGATCTTTTATCGGGCACAGTTGCTCTGGCTCGTAATGGACGCGATGGACGTCGTCAAATCTTGTCATTTATGGGAGCGCGCCAATTTTTAGGCGCGGCCTCTACACCCGGATACCCAAACCTTGCGACGGCGCTGACTGATGTTAAGGCTATTTGCTACCCGCGTGCTGCGTTGGAACGTGCCTTAGCAACGACACCAGGATTAGCGTCCGAATTTCGGGTTGTCTTAACGCGTATATTAGAAAGCTCACACGATCATATTTATACCATTGGTCAACGCTCTGCTGTTGAACGGGTCGCGTCATTTTTGCTGTATTTACGCTCAAACCAAGCCCGCTTCGCTGTCGAGGGCCCCCGTGAGAAAAGTGAATTGATTGATTTGCCGATGACACGGCTTGATATTGCTGATTTTTTGGGACTAACAATCGAAACCGTCAGTCGTGCGTTCTCATCGCTTAAGAAAATGGAGGCTATAGGTTTTACCGATAGTCATTCTTGCACGATTTTAAATATTCAGCGCATTCGGGATTTGGGTGGTCGCGAAGATTTTACCGCCCATCGTGGTTCTAATTAA
- a CDS encoding DUF190 domain-containing protein — MDMHPKKRLELIIETPAQKRAERVLTDVGVTGYTVVPAMAGYGGHSRWRRGMDISSSRDMVVILSIMDEEKLIKAIEVLGSLLGDHIGVVSVSDVSVVRKDIF; from the coding sequence ATGGACATGCATCCAAAAAAACGACTTGAGTTAATTATTGAAACGCCTGCGCAAAAACGTGCAGAGCGTGTCCTGACAGACGTTGGTGTCACGGGCTATACAGTCGTTCCAGCGATGGCAGGCTACGGCGGTCATTCACGTTGGCGGCGTGGTATGGATATTTCCAGTAGTCGCGATATGGTCGTTATCCTGTCCATTATGGACGAGGAGAAACTGATAAAAGCTATCGAAGTACTTGGTAGCCTTCTAGGAGACCATATCGGGGTTGTTAGCGTTTCTGACGTGTCAGTCGTGCGTAAAGATATCTTTTAA
- a CDS encoding DUF3598 domain-containing protein, producing the protein MSEETHTLKKEMPVLARHEGIWEGVYRHYDADGNKTDEHHSRLICRFPTDGPHLYHQTNIYTWDDGRTETRDFPATVRDGRLWWDNEFIQGWACDMALDFHKRTTVLNWVRTGDPDLYLYEMIQISDCGQKRARTWHWFKNDALFSRTLVDERKVSDSWAGH; encoded by the coding sequence ATGTCTGAAGAAACACACACCCTAAAAAAAGAAATGCCAGTTCTGGCCCGCCATGAAGGTATATGGGAAGGCGTTTACCGCCATTATGATGCGGACGGCAACAAAACGGATGAACATCATTCCCGTTTGATCTGCCGTTTTCCAACGGATGGCCCGCATCTTTATCACCAAACCAATATCTATACTTGGGATGATGGGCGCACGGAAACCCGTGATTTTCCGGCGACGGTGCGTGACGGCCGCCTTTGGTGGGACAATGAATTTATCCAAGGCTGGGCCTGCGATATGGCGCTTGACTTTCATAAACGTACAACGGTTTTAAATTGGGTGCGCACGGGCGACCCAGATTTATATCTTTATGAGATGATACAAATTTCGGACTGCGGTCAAAAGCGTGCGCGGACGTGGCATTGGTTTAAAAATGACGCGCTATTCTCTCGTACTTTAGTTGACGAGCGCAAAGTCAGCGATAGCTGGGCAGGGCATTAA
- a CDS encoding MFS transporter, translated as MNEITQSGDNNDHGHVDARSEWANGWPIVLSALVGIALCLSPLPYWALIIIGPELAKEFGWSREMITAGFLYMTAGVLVGAPVAGQLVDRLGARKVLLPAIIALAIGTMSFSLMTPNPVVFYTIFFFTAFLGAGTLPITWSKAIVNNFDHHRGLALGIALTGTGLYGFLAPTYIQAFINNFGWRWAYVAVGILPLLFSLPLAFRLFRDEKEERALKAAAQTTPWNKIFIYGSVLSVILFGSMTLTLTTQGPVWVIWLMLAFLVAYLVYVYMGASDDAKGANELPGLTLRETFKDYRFWIILFSFMLLGAVISGIIANSKFILLDKGYTDSAATGFFTGAGLIGLSVLFGRLLGGWLVDHFWAPLIGCIFLSVPAIGCYILMGDHSVWVNAIALVLVGVAAGVEFDLMAYFASRYFGMKAYGRIYGIVYAAFGLGSGTSPIIFNLIRGTDPNYSTVLSYAAVGFIIGGVSLLFLGKYRDFGDGNTGH; from the coding sequence ATGAATGAGATAACGCAAAGTGGCGATAATAATGACCACGGTCATGTTGATGCGCGGTCCGAATGGGCGAATGGTTGGCCCATCGTTTTATCTGCTCTTGTTGGTATTGCACTCTGTCTGAGCCCTTTACCCTATTGGGCCTTGATTATCATCGGCCCTGAGCTTGCCAAAGAGTTTGGCTGGTCGCGCGAGATGATTACAGCGGGCTTTTTATATATGACAGCGGGCGTCTTAGTCGGCGCGCCTGTCGCTGGGCAACTTGTGGATAGGCTTGGCGCTCGGAAAGTTCTCCTGCCCGCCATCATAGCACTGGCCATTGGCACAATGAGCTTCTCATTGATGACACCTAATCCAGTGGTGTTTTATACAATCTTTTTCTTTACCGCATTCCTAGGGGCTGGGACCCTTCCTATCACGTGGTCCAAGGCTATTGTGAATAATTTTGACCATCACAGAGGTCTGGCGTTAGGCATTGCGCTGACGGGTACAGGGTTATACGGTTTTTTAGCGCCGACTTATATACAAGCCTTTATCAATAATTTTGGGTGGCGATGGGCTTATGTCGCCGTTGGTATCTTGCCGTTACTATTCTCTCTGCCTCTTGCCTTTCGGTTGTTTCGCGATGAAAAAGAAGAGCGTGCACTAAAAGCGGCCGCGCAGACAACGCCGTGGAACAAAATCTTCATTTATGGCTCGGTCCTATCCGTCATCTTATTTGGGTCCATGACACTTACGCTAACAACTCAAGGTCCCGTATGGGTCATATGGTTGATGCTTGCGTTTTTAGTCGCCTATCTTGTCTATGTTTACATGGGGGCATCAGATGACGCTAAAGGCGCTAATGAATTACCTGGGTTGACACTGCGCGAGACGTTCAAAGACTACCGTTTCTGGATTATCTTATTCTCATTCATGTTGTTAGGCGCCGTTATATCGGGGATTATTGCCAACTCTAAATTTATCTTACTTGATAAAGGCTACACAGATTCAGCTGCGACTGGCTTTTTTACCGGCGCAGGCTTGATTGGACTATCAGTTTTGTTTGGCCGATTGTTAGGTGGCTGGTTGGTCGATCACTTCTGGGCGCCATTGATTGGCTGTATATTCCTAAGCGTGCCTGCGATTGGTTGTTACATATTGATGGGTGACCATAGTGTTTGGGTCAACGCAATCGCGCTTGTTTTAGTTGGTGTTGCAGCGGGCGTTGAGTTTGACCTCATGGCCTATTTTGCATCCCGTTATTTTGGCATGAAAGCTTATGGGCGGATATACGGGATTGTTTACGCTGCCTTTGGCCTAGGCTCTGGTACATCGCCCATCATCTTTAACCTGATACGGGGTACAGATCCTAATTACTCAACCGTGCTATCCTATGCAGCTGTTGGATTTATTATCGGTGGTGTATCGCTGTTATTCCTCGGTAAATACCGCGATTTTGGGGACGGCAATACAGGGCATTAA
- a CDS encoding DUF1838 family protein: MRKLLTGVAATVMAIAGCTVANSADGPIDLNTTQGALDAMRKVQCSLVDGEETTFYWHGRAYSRKMGERDKHLFNVEGMNIRACVDHTDETRGKGFKLVTRELLIYVDKDTGEVIKTWDNPWTGETVDVMHVANDPVNNGFYELGRNGQPASFAGEVLGDRWQMSFTVPLFYSNPLASEYQSEIGGTYHATEMFNFFGMLDDLVDRSKNSANAAVGWARMSDWLPWMKMSGREGAIYFHTAGRKLESFDDLPDVLKNEIKTHYPKYDSAPPLDDTRKNMTSWKYYKAVREGKETLPNR; this comes from the coding sequence ATGAGAAAACTTTTAACAGGCGTAGCCGCAACAGTTATGGCCATAGCCGGCTGTACAGTCGCAAATAGCGCGGACGGCCCCATCGATTTAAACACGACCCAAGGTGCACTTGATGCCATGCGTAAGGTTCAATGTTCACTGGTTGATGGTGAAGAAACGACTTTCTATTGGCACGGTCGGGCATATTCCCGTAAAATGGGGGAGCGCGACAAGCATCTTTTCAACGTCGAGGGTATGAACATTCGTGCCTGTGTCGACCATACAGATGAAACGCGCGGAAAAGGGTTCAAGCTCGTAACGCGGGAATTGCTTATCTATGTCGATAAAGATACGGGCGAAGTCATAAAGACATGGGACAACCCTTGGACAGGTGAAACTGTTGACGTCATGCATGTGGCCAATGACCCTGTTAATAACGGATTTTATGAACTTGGACGCAATGGACAACCCGCAAGTTTTGCGGGCGAAGTACTAGGGGATCGTTGGCAAATGAGCTTCACCGTTCCTCTGTTTTATTCCAATCCACTTGCCAGTGAATATCAAAGCGAAATTGGCGGGACCTACCACGCGACCGAGATGTTTAATTTCTTCGGTATGCTCGATGATTTGGTTGACCGCAGTAAAAACAGCGCCAATGCCGCAGTTGGTTGGGCCCGTATGTCAGACTGGCTACCGTGGATGAAAATGTCTGGACGCGAAGGCGCAATTTATTTTCACACAGCAGGTCGAAAGTTAGAGAGCTTTGATGATTTGCCGGATGTGTTGAAAAACGAAATTAAAACGCACTACCCTAAATATGATAGCGCACCGCCGCTTGATGACACGCGCAAAAATATGACGAGCTGGAAATATTACAAAGCTGTGCGCGAGGGAAAAGAAACTTTGCCAAACCGGTAA
- a CDS encoding flavin monoamine oxidase family protein → MTKLIKKSLNRRAVLAGTGAMSIAAFAGCKATKPRFDTDVLILGAGLSGLHAARLLEAEGRSVMVVEAANRIGGRMSTLSHEGGTYTEAGGEQVGASYARILDTAAELNVGMTKDSPTRRGVTHFYADKVYSPDDWAATPDHPFSAPFKGAGASTPMFALAGRNNPLKTAVDWRDPDFSSFDVSLETFLSSNGLDQRALNVIDRTLNGNSVDSYSVMNLYRSLQLYSQSRDMGPSLSVDGGAQRLPEAMALSLSGAVRLDTEIVEISVSENDVTVTDTTGRHLRAQHCICALPFGALRHIKVSAPLSVPQREAVSNLPYTQILQLHFKVHTPFWDVDGLPADMWIDGPLERIFMGRDKSGELTGYGRAWINGTGATYMASLPRGDQEALLKTSLSSMRAIKPDDISLLAVPNWTSQNSLAGGAYMHWAPGQISQWSEVMGAAAGRLSFAGEHLSYLHTGMEGAMESGENAALALLGV, encoded by the coding sequence ATGACAAAGCTGATCAAAAAATCACTGAACCGGCGCGCGGTTTTGGCGGGCACAGGTGCCATGTCGATAGCCGCATTTGCGGGGTGTAAAGCGACAAAGCCGAGGTTTGATACCGATGTGCTGATTTTAGGGGCGGGTCTATCGGGCTTGCATGCTGCGCGACTGCTCGAAGCCGAGGGTAGGAGTGTCATGGTCGTTGAGGCAGCAAACCGCATTGGCGGACGCATGTCTACGCTGAGCCACGAAGGCGGTACATATACTGAGGCGGGTGGAGAGCAAGTTGGAGCGAGCTACGCGCGCATTTTAGATACGGCGGCAGAGTTGAATGTCGGCATGACAAAGGATAGCCCCACACGACGCGGCGTTACACATTTTTACGCAGATAAGGTCTACAGTCCCGATGATTGGGCAGCGACGCCTGATCATCCTTTCTCGGCGCCCTTTAAAGGGGCTGGCGCATCAACGCCTATGTTCGCCTTGGCGGGACGAAACAACCCGTTGAAGACAGCTGTGGATTGGCGAGACCCTGATTTCTCCAGCTTTGATGTCAGTCTTGAGACGTTTTTAAGCAGCAACGGGCTGGACCAACGCGCGCTAAACGTCATTGATCGTACGCTTAACGGTAATAGTGTAGATAGCTATTCTGTGATGAATTTATATCGTTCCCTACAGCTTTATTCGCAATCGCGGGATATGGGGCCGTCTCTGTCTGTGGACGGCGGCGCGCAGAGGTTACCCGAAGCCATGGCACTATCATTATCGGGGGCTGTACGCCTTGATACTGAAATAGTAGAGATTAGCGTTAGCGAGAATGACGTGACTGTGACCGATACAACAGGACGACACTTACGCGCTCAACACTGCATTTGCGCGCTACCCTTTGGGGCGCTGCGTCACATCAAAGTCTCTGCGCCCCTGTCGGTACCGCAACGCGAGGCGGTTTCAAACTTACCCTATACACAAATTTTACAACTCCACTTCAAAGTTCATACGCCGTTTTGGGATGTTGATGGTCTGCCCGCTGATATGTGGATAGACGGACCGCTAGAACGTATATTTATGGGACGCGATAAGAGCGGCGAATTGACGGGATATGGTCGAGCTTGGATCAACGGAACAGGAGCGACCTATATGGCGAGTCTACCCCGTGGTGACCAAGAGGCTTTGTTGAAAACTTCGTTGTCATCCATGCGGGCGATCAAGCCAGATGACATTTCCCTTCTGGCCGTGCCCAATTGGACATCGCAAAATAGTCTCGCGGGTGGCGCTTACATGCATTGGGCACCAGGACAAATTAGTCAGTGGTCAGAGGTTATGGGCGCCGCAGCAGGTCGACTATCCTTTGCTGGTGAGCATCTGAGCTATTTGCATACTGGGATGGAAGGAGCAATGGAATCTGGAGAAAATGCCGCATTGGCGCTTTTAGGAGTCTAA
- a CDS encoding DUF1330 domain-containing protein: MKNMRSYMIVTAKIKDRDAFIAGYGKAAGALVSKFGGRYVMRGPGAELLEGDWGDGASMVISEWPNREAIHRFWNSPEYAAAKAMRDNIADVQVLVIDAPKFTMDDAS, translated from the coding sequence ATGAAAAATATGCGCAGCTATATGATTGTAACCGCGAAAATAAAAGATCGTGACGCTTTTATTGCGGGATACGGAAAGGCAGCGGGAGCACTCGTTTCAAAATTTGGGGGACGTTACGTCATGCGCGGCCCCGGTGCAGAATTACTAGAAGGCGATTGGGGTGACGGGGCGTCGATGGTTATATCCGAATGGCCCAATCGGGAGGCGATACATCGCTTCTGGAATTCGCCTGAATATGCCGCCGCCAAAGCAATGCGTGACAACATTGCTGACGTTCAAGTTCTTGTCATTGATGCCCCCAAATTTACGATGGATGACGCATCCTAA